ATCGGCTCGATCGGGATCGTCAGCAGCTCGATGCCCAGATTGTCGGCCACCTTCTTTGCGTCGGCGATGGTCTCGGGGCTGTTGAAGCGCGACGGCATGGTGATGCCAAGCACGTTCTCAGCGCCGAGGGCCGCGACGGCGACAGCCGCCGTCACCGCAGAGTCAATCCCACCGCTGAGGCCCAGCAGCACCTTCTTGAACCCGTTCTTCCTCGCGTAGTCCCTGGTGCCCAGGACCAGCGCGTGATAGATCTCGTCAAGCGGGCCTTCCGGCGGCGCGGCGTTCGGCTGAGTCGACGCAACGGTGACGTTCTCCTCGGCCCGCGTCACGTCGGCGATCAGCAGGTCCTCTTCGAAGGCCCTGGCCCTAGTGACGATGTGGCCGCTCGAATCGGCCAGGATGCTCTGGCCGTCAAAGACCAGTTCGTCCTGACAGCCGACGAGATTGCAGTAGGCCACCGCGCAGTTGAAGGCCTTCGAGCATCGCGTGATGATGCGTCCCCGCTCGTCGAACTTGCCCATGTGAAACGGTGACGCCGAGATATTGAGCAGCAGATCGAAGGGGCCGGATTCCGTGTAGAATCGTTTGAGCCATTCGATCTCCCACAGATCCTCGCAGATGGTCAGGACAATATTCAGGCCGGCCAATTCCACGAGAACGGGTCGATTGCCCGGCCGAAAGTACCGACGTTCGTCGAAGACGCCGTAGTTGGGCAACTCGCGCTTCTGATACGTCTCGGCGATCCGCCCGTCCTGGATCACCGCGGCCGCGTTGAAGGCGGTGCCGTTGACGCTCTCGACGAAGCCGACCACGATGGTCTTGGCGGGGCAGGCGGCCGCCAGCGTCTCGACGGCGGTCCGGTTGTCATCGAGGAACTGTCTCTTGTAGACGAGGTCTTCGGGGGGGTAGCCGCAAACCGCCAGTTCGGGGAAAATTACCAGGTCCGCGCCCGCCTCGACGGCCCCGGCCCACATCGACTTCATCTTCTCGATATTGCCCGACAGATCGCCGACGACGGCGTTGAACTGACCCAGAGCGATTCGCACCGAACGATACTCCAAAGAATTCCGTCTACCGAAAGCCCGGCGGCAGTTGCTCTTACCGTCTCCCACCGAACGCTGGGGATGGACATCCTACAAGGACGCCATTCTACCGGCCCGGTCC
This portion of the Anaerobaca lacustris genome encodes:
- a CDS encoding NAD+ synthase, with translation MRIALGQFNAVVGDLSGNIEKMKSMWAGAVEAGADLVIFPELAVCGYPPEDLVYKRQFLDDNRTAVETLAAACPAKTIVVGFVESVNGTAFNAAAVIQDGRIAETYQKRELPNYGVFDERRYFRPGNRPVLVELAGLNIVLTICEDLWEIEWLKRFYTESGPFDLLLNISASPFHMGKFDERGRIITRCSKAFNCAVAYCNLVGCQDELVFDGQSILADSSGHIVTRARAFEEDLLIADVTRAEENVTVASTQPNAAPPEGPLDEIYHALVLGTRDYARKNGFKKVLLGLSGGIDSAVTAAVAVAALGAENVLGITMPSRFNSPETIADAKKVADNLGIELLTIPIEPILTPFSKSLGADPRWDDKGIAYENLQSRIRGTILMSLSNQIGALVLTTGNKSETSVGYSTLYGDTAGGFAVIKDVLKTMVYRLATYMNAKAGRELIPSDVITRPPSAELRPDQKDADSLPDYDLLDEIIKGYVEKDLSARELVASGLPAKDVERVIRLIDQNEYKRRQSPPGVRITPKAFGKDRRLPITNRYTTTIPRP